The Aedes aegypti strain LVP_AGWG chromosome 1, AaegL5.0 Primary Assembly, whole genome shotgun sequence sequence AATTAAAGTACAGCCAATTAAATGTTTCTACAAAGGTTATCGAAGCCACTGGAATCTCCATCTCAACATCAAGCGGTCCTGTACACATAATTGCTGTTTACTTCCCCGGCAGCCGCCGGTGTGCTGATTGGTCACTTTTCCGACGTGATATCCGTACTCTTTCCAATCGTACCGAGCCTTTCTTTCTGGTTGGAGATTTGAACGCTAGACACCGCCGCTGGAATTGTTCAAAAAGCAATAGGGCAGGCAACTTGTTATGGCAGGAAGCGGCTCGTCTCGGTCTCTATGTCAGCTATCCAGACTCTCCGACATTCATTCCTTTTGGACGTGGTAAGCCATCTACACTAGACTTAGTACTATCCAACAATCAGCTCGACATGACAAAGCCAGTAACCCAGAACGAGTTGTCGTCCGATCATCTTCCTGTAACATTCGAAAACAAGCCTTCTAGTGAGCCCGAGCAACTCGTGCATACTGTACGATGCTATGCACGAGCCAACTGGATTACGTTCCAAAGAATAGCAAACTCCAAACTCAATATAACCGATCCACTGATAACGGACATTCGTGACGAAGTAGGGGtcgattatttcaaaaacaGCGTGTTAGAAGCCGAACGTATTGCAGTTCCGACAATCGTCCCAAGGCCTTACGAAGTCGCCTGTATCCCGAATGAAACCAAACTCCTAATTCAACAGCGAAACAGACGTCGACGCCAGTGGATGAGGACCAGAGACCCTTTGCTGAAGGAAATAGTTTCATCTcttaaaaacaatattaaagAGCAATGTGCAAAAGCTAGGTACAACAAATTTGCTGTGACTTTGCAGACAATCGACCGCCGAGACCATTCCGTTTGGCGTATATCCAAAGCGTTAAGGAACAAATGCAAATACAGCCCACCCCTGCGAAGTGGAAACACGCTCTTTGCTACACCAACAGAGAAGGCTAAATTACTTGCAGAGAGCTTTGCCCAATCGCACAATAACACCATGGATGGCGACAGTGAAACCGTCGAAACCGTCAGAAGATCTGTCGATCGAATCAACCAACTATTGCCAGCAGCAGACTATTCTTGGTTAGTGAAACCTAAAGAAGTCAGCAAAGTAATCCGTaatctaaaaacaaaaaaagctcCAGGCCACGATGGGATAAGGAACTGTCTTCTGAAACACCTTCCAAGGAAAGGTTCTGTGTTTCTAGCAAAAAATTTCTCAGCTTGTCTCAAACTACGCTATTTTCCACCCAGTTGGAAACAAGCTATAGTTGTAGCCATTCCTAAACCAAACAAAGACTCCACATTGCCATCAAACTACAGGCCAATTAGCTTATTACCAACGGTCAGTAAACTCTTTGAGCGCATAATACTAGCGCGCATTGAAAAACACCTGGAAACAACTAGTATCATTCCACATGATCAGTTTGGTTTCCGCAAAGGCCATTCCACAAGTCACCAGATTGTCCGTTTGGTAAATGAAGTGAGGCAAAATTTCCAGCAAGGAAAATCTTCGGGGTTGGTTCTCCTCGACGTCGAAAAAGCGTGGCACGACGCTTTTCTCCATAAGATGTTTCTGGGTAACTTTCCTGTCTATTTATTGAAAGTCGTacgagaattcctgaaaaatcgaACGTTCCAAGTCATGGTGAACGGCTGTACATCAGATCGTATGGGAGTGCCTtttggtgttccccaaggctcGGTGTTGAGCCCAACGCTGTACAACATTTTTCTGCTGACCTCGCCAAAATCGATGGAGTTAATTACTATTGCTTCGCTGATGATACCGGATTTTTAACTTCCGATCGAGACGCACAAGTTATCGTGGACAATCTACAACGAGCTCAAGAGACTATCCAGCAATACCACAAAAAATGGAAGGTGAAGGTGAATGCGCTAAAATCCCAAGCAATATTCTTCACTCGCCGAAGAAGTCCGAGACATATGCCCCAAAATCAAGTGATCTGCGGGGGCATAGTTATCCCGTGTTCAGATACCGTAGGGTATCTGGGAGTAACCTTAGACAAAAAGCTTAATTTTGGAACTCACGTTACCTCTTGTCTTCGCAAATGTGATATGCTCATCAAAACATTGTACCCTCTTATAAACCGACGATCTCGCTTGGACCCCACCATCAAGCTGCTACTGTACAAAACCGTGTTTCGGCCCACGGTTACGTGCGGTTTTCCTGCGTGGTCCAACTGTGCACGAAGTCACCGGAAGAAAACTCAGGTGAAACAAAATCGCCTACTGAAGATGATGCTGAATCTACACCCGTCTCATCCCACTGATGAAGTTCATCAACTCGCCAAAATTGAGCTGGTAGACGATTGGTTCCTAAGACTGATGCCAAAATTTCGCCTTAGTTGCTTCGCCTCTGCCAATCCCCTAATACAAGAATTGGCCATCTAGAACTGTGATACTATATTATTAAGCTTTTTCTCTCTCTGTCTATTTCCTTCATGTAAtttctaaggttttttttctgtatatttTTCCTTATTCGTCAATTTTTGTTGCTTGGCCTAATTGTTAATGTTTAAACATGTTCAATATCACTGCTGTAAGGTAATCCACATCTCAGTAACAGCCCTTACCATCAAATTGTATAAGTTAAggataaatatgaaataataaatatgaatatgaatatatatgtagtgcacaacccgataaatttttagcttcatcggttcactaaaactcgagatttgcttccacaaagttttgatgattattgttagagtgagacgaaagatagagaaaataacacggtctcccgtgtccccttaatgtTCGAATTTAGTATCacgttcaaaaataaaactagggtaggtgtaccagttatggccatagtggttccctctttcgccatacgtgataatttgactGCCTCAAcatttcgaaaagtttttctgtgttttagcagtaagatataggatatatcttgatgttaaaacattcaaaaagattgaaaatgtgaaagctatccgaattttgcatatggccaaatagggaaccactatgtccataactggtacactttccctatacgGAATTTCGGATAACTGAAATTTGACAAATGATAAGTTCAGTGAAAAACTAAGCGTCACATATGTTTAAAATAGTACTTTATGTTAAGTTCTTTATTACTGGTTAAATAAGTGATTTAAATAGATTTACCTTCACTTAACCGCCTAGCTGTAAATCTTACCTCTAAAATGCACGGCGCACTTCTATCCGCGATTACTTACTTCATATACAACATATTTTAGGAAACATAACATTATGACTTTGTTTTTATCTCTCGCCCTAATGATGATGAGATTAAGGTAGGTAGGTACATGTACAATTCAAATCGGTTGTGTTTTGGTGATATTGTTTCATGAAGGGATACAAACGCATTaatataacagaaattcaacAACATTCGAGTGACAAGTTGGAGTGAATGGCAATAGAATACCTACCGGATTGTGAGGGCACAGCTGCGTAGGTCAAATCGCTTCCCTAGAGGCGTCGCCATCGTGCACTTAACGGTCTGAAAGAACATGTTTCAATCACAGAGAAAACGACATGAGAGCAACGTGTTTCAAAGGGGGACGAGCGACAAGCCGTAACTCAACTGAACGATCCCCGGGTGGAATGAGTTGTCCTccagttcgttttttttttcgggacaTTCTCATTTCACCACTCCGTCCGGTCGAGCTGCGACCCTTTCGTTGTCGGAAGACAGCGACTACGAAAGATAATTGGTTCGATACATTCTTTAAGGGGGACCAAACAGAGGAGAGACACAAAGGATCTTGAAGTGAGGGTCCAGGAGTTGATTGATGCACGTAGATCAATGCTGCAGGCTGCTGTAAGAGCGATTAAGAATGGATTAAATAGCGGTGGCAGCTCCCTTTTGCGTTGCAGTTATCTCCCACCTTTTCCAGAAGCGCGCCAAAAGCGGATGAAACGTTGGTTTGATGCAAACATTGGCTCCCTCTCTTCGCTGCGATGCGCTTCTCTGTCATTATTTTCGCGCCAGCTGAAATTGCAACACATACATTAACTAGTAACGTGATTTTTCCCGTTTCACTTGAGAGCAAGGGTAGTCGTGTTGTGCTTTTATTCTATATGTCATTACTCCAACTTGTTTGGACTCTTTTCTAATGGGTAAATATATTCCCTGACTGGTCGTTTGTTTCTATTGAGATGCAAATCAGTAGGAGATGGATGTAAGGAATTCAATGGAATCTTTTGCCTGAAGCAAAACTTAAGAAAGAATGGAAACTGGTCGGACCTGTCCCGGACCCCTAAGTAGCACATCCTTATGTTACAACACTGTGTGAGAGATTGTGTCTTAAATTACTAATATAATAATAGTGATACCGACATTCTACTTAAACCTGTTCATCGTTCCTCGGCTTCCTCGAGCCACGCCCGCTGGGAGCTTAGCGCACAGGAAGCGCAAAACTCCACGGAGACGCGTCCTCCCGGAACAATGTGGACGCACACTCCTGATCCTGACGCAGAACCTGATTCCAACGAGTTGTGATTACTGTGTTCGAAATAGTTATGCTCTGTGGTAATTACTTGTTCTCCCCGGGATCGGTCCCCTCCGGCCATCGTCGACAGCAACTCGTCCACATCCGGGAGCCGGCTGAACTCCTCCTCGAAGGACGACACTTCCTGCCCGGACAGCGCAGACAAACCTAGATCTGGGAGGGAAAATTCGGACTCGATCAGAAAGCTGCACAAAAAGGGATCCTCTTCCGGGTGGACAGTCGTACCGTGTGGGTTGAATTTGTCCTCCTCGTCCGTCAGGGCCGAATGTGGCGAAGATCCCAGCCCTTCATCGCTGCTACTTCCGATTCTCTGTGGCTTTCCCCCCATCGGTTCCGTCACGTAACTCAATCCGGAAGATGTCATCGGGAATCCCGCTCGCTGAACCGATTTCAACACCGCCATTATCCCGGTCCTATTCGCAATCACGCTCTTCAGATAGTTCCTCTCCCGGGTCAATTCCTGCACCAGCTTGGACTTTTTCTTCAGCGCCTTCCGGATCTTCCCGTTGCAATCCTTGAGCTCTTCCAATTCCCGCTCCAAGCTCTCCACATGCTCCTTCTTGCGGCGACGGTTCTCCCGGGCCAACAGTGCATTCCGGTTGGAAATCTTCGGATTCGGTCGGCGGGTTGGATTCCGCTCCAGTTTCCCATTGGCCTTTCCTGGTGCTACGCCACCTCTTTTGTTCCTCCTCTCGGAAATCGACGACTCATCATCTTCGCCACTGTCCCGCTCGGAAATGGTTTCCGTTTCGCTTCCGCTACTGAATCCGCAGAAATCGTCCTCCTGGTCCATTTCGTACGAGGCGGAGCTGatttttctggtgaaaattcGATTCAACGATGAGGCCATTTTTCGACGATTGCAAACGTTTTCACTTCAACCGAGCGATGGGATCACCACAAAAGAAGCAGTCGGGAAATGGTGTCAATTTATGCTCTGAGGGTGTTATCTTCTGGCGACTGGATGGTACTTACTGTCGGAAACACTAAAACACCAGTTTCAGAACGGAAGTTCACGGATTTTGACTAGCGTTAAGCTAGGCACCAAAATCCAGgcaccaaaaaaaatttttgtgcTTCAACTTACCAATCACAGTGCCACCTACATGTCATAATGTATACTACGTCAGGCACCaaaatttcagatgaaatatTTCATAGCGATTTTGGTGCCTGGCGTTGTAAAGCGaggcatttttttcttttttacttGAATCAACACAGACGCAGATGTGTTCCGACTGCACACGCATTGCAGATTTTGGTGCCTAGCTTCACAAAACCGTATGCGCGAGCAAGTCACTCAAGTTAAGAATATTGCAATGAACAATATATCTACCTTTAAAGTAATGATCCTAAGATTAAACTAATCAATAGAAAAACATGTTAGTAATATGAAAAATCAATTGCCTTAGATGTCCGAAACCATAACCAATTGCATAGTCGGTTCAACAAACCATATTGAAGATAtggtgaaattttccaaaatc is a genomic window containing:
- the LOC5576540 gene encoding uncharacterized protein LOC5576540 isoform X1 — encoded protein: MASSLNRIFTRKISSASYEMDQEDDFCGFSSGSETETISERDSGEDDESSISERRNKRGGVAPGKANGKLERNPTRRPNPKISNRNALLARENRRRKKEHVESLERELEELKDCNGKIRKALKKKSKLVQELTRERNYLKSVIANRTGIMAVLKSVQRAGFPMTSSGLSYVTEPMGGKPQRIGSSSDEGLGSSPHSALTDEEDKFNPHDLGLSALSGQEVSSFEEEFSRLPDVDELLSTMAGGDRSRGEQVITTEHNYFEHSNHNSLESGSASGSGVCVHIVPGGRVSVEFCASCALSSQRAWLEEAEER
- the LOC5576540 gene encoding uncharacterized protein LOC5576540 isoform X2, which gives rise to MASSLNRIFTRKISSASYEMDQEDDFCGFSSGSETETISERDSGEDDESSISERRNKRGGVAPGKANGKLERNPTRRPNPKISNRNALLARENRRRKKEHVESLERELEELKDCNGKIRKALKKKSKLVQELTRERNYLKSVIANRTGIMAVLKSVQRAGFPMTSSGLSYVTEPMGGKPQRIGSSSDEGLGSSPHSALTDEEDKFNPHDLGLSALSGQEVSSFEEEFSRLPDVDELLSTMAGGDRSRGEQVLRQDQECASTLFREDASPWSFALPVR